In Polyangiaceae bacterium, one genomic interval encodes:
- the glgB gene encoding 1,4-alpha-glucan branching protein GlgB has protein sequence MLHAVRHDVTRLSEEDLYLFAEGTHTRLYEKLGAHIMTADGVDGTYFAVWAPNAEQVTVVGDFNGWDRTAHPLAPRSQSGIWEGFVPGIEHGTVYKYFITSRFGGYAVEKADPFAFRAETPPQTASIVWNIEKLGHSRRKERRTTSHDKPVSIYEAHVGSFRRMTGEHNRPYTYRELAKELPEYVSRMGFTHVELLPVMEHPFGGSWGYQVTGFFAPTSRYGDPEDFAFLVDALHEAGLGVILDWVPSHFPSDEHGLGYFDGTYLFEHADPRKGFHPDWKSLIFNYGRGEVVSFLLSSAHFWLDRYHADALRVDAVASMLYLDYSRKHGEWEPNRHGGRENLEAIDFLRRLNESIGRTFPDAHTIAEESTSWPMVSRPTYVGGLGFAYKWDMGWMHDTLEYMASDPVFRKFIHNKLTFRMMYAFSENFVLPLSHDEVVHMKGSLIGKMKGDEWQKFANLRVLYAYFWTQPGKKLLFMGGEIAQKAEWAHEGQLDWHLLEEGPYHVGIKRFVQTMNRLYAEKPALHELDTSPDGFQWIDCNDADHSVVVYFRRARSTDAIVVVALNFTPVPRQRYRIGLPRGGRYHEILSSDAVEFGGAGMTGGGDFIAESLQHHNRHHSAEITIPPLGAVFYYHAGLAVSDRPLGATYLGDDRTGFRLWAPLAHRVDVVIVGEIERRIRLEPENGAYWHAVIDGVSPGSRYYFDIGRGTLFPDPASRLQPEGVFGPSEVVPSVPDPAFGWSGRSLHEYVIYEMHIGTFTREGTFDAAIRRLPELKELGITAIEIMPVAAFPGTRNWGYDGAYPFAVHSGYGGPDGLRRLAAACHSNGMALILDVVYNHLGPEGTHLAEFGPYFSAYHRTPWGEAVNSSGPHSDEVRKFFIESALYFVTHIGIDALRLDAVNALVDLSPRPFLEELAEVIHRRGAELGRQVYLMAESDDNDPRHVKRASDGGHGLDALWNDDFHHALLALLTTERTGALVDHGRVEHLAKAIRENFVFTGQYSQFKKRRHGRSGADLDPRSMIVFAQNHDQVGNRPAGDRLSTRVSFDKQKLAAAVVLLSPFLPLVFMGEEYGETAPFPYFTDFADAALAEAVERGRKADLERFGFTEAPPIPQDQATFQKRASTGIYAGENTMRSYWNGTVRSCNCVGKTRHLRRDATGTLWHSRTNGCFSFAGGRANPKLSWCTIFRIEPSTSSCLCPPARTEWH, from the coding sequence ATGCTCCACGCGGTTCGTCATGACGTAACTCGCCTCTCCGAAGAAGACCTCTACCTCTTCGCCGAAGGCACACACACGCGCCTCTACGAAAAACTCGGCGCCCACATCATGACCGCCGACGGTGTGGACGGGACATACTTTGCCGTATGGGCCCCCAATGCCGAACAGGTCACCGTCGTTGGCGACTTCAATGGCTGGGATCGCACCGCCCATCCGCTCGCACCTCGGAGCCAATCGGGCATCTGGGAAGGATTCGTCCCGGGCATCGAGCACGGCACCGTCTACAAATACTTCATCACGTCGCGTTTTGGCGGCTACGCGGTCGAAAAGGCGGATCCGTTCGCATTTCGAGCGGAAACGCCGCCGCAGACGGCATCCATCGTCTGGAACATCGAAAAGCTCGGTCACTCGCGTCGCAAAGAACGCCGCACCACCTCCCACGACAAACCCGTTTCCATTTACGAAGCTCACGTGGGTTCGTTTCGCCGCATGACGGGCGAGCACAATCGTCCCTACACGTACAGAGAGCTCGCCAAAGAATTGCCCGAATACGTTTCGCGCATGGGTTTTACCCACGTCGAGCTTTTGCCGGTCATGGAGCATCCCTTCGGCGGCTCGTGGGGGTATCAAGTCACGGGGTTTTTCGCGCCAACCTCGAGATATGGCGACCCGGAAGACTTCGCGTTCCTCGTCGATGCGCTGCACGAAGCGGGACTCGGCGTGATCCTCGATTGGGTGCCGTCGCATTTCCCGTCGGACGAACACGGCCTTGGATACTTCGACGGCACATACCTGTTCGAACATGCCGATCCACGCAAGGGATTTCATCCCGATTGGAAGAGCCTCATATTTAATTATGGGCGTGGCGAAGTCGTGAGTTTTCTTCTTTCGAGCGCCCATTTTTGGCTCGATCGATACCACGCGGACGCGCTTCGCGTCGATGCGGTCGCTTCGATGCTGTACCTCGATTATTCCCGCAAACACGGTGAATGGGAACCCAATCGTCACGGTGGGCGTGAGAACCTCGAAGCCATCGATTTTCTACGACGCCTCAACGAATCCATCGGCCGCACGTTTCCCGATGCGCACACGATTGCCGAAGAATCCACCTCGTGGCCCATGGTTTCGCGCCCGACCTACGTGGGAGGGCTCGGATTTGCCTACAAATGGGACATGGGCTGGATGCACGATACGCTCGAATACATGGCGAGCGACCCGGTCTTTCGTAAATTCATCCACAACAAGCTCACGTTTCGAATGATGTACGCATTCAGCGAAAACTTCGTTTTGCCGCTTTCTCACGATGAAGTCGTCCACATGAAGGGATCGCTCATCGGCAAAATGAAGGGCGACGAATGGCAAAAGTTCGCCAATTTGCGCGTTCTTTATGCATATTTCTGGACGCAGCCCGGTAAAAAGCTCTTGTTCATGGGCGGCGAAATCGCTCAAAAAGCCGAATGGGCCCACGAAGGGCAGCTCGATTGGCACCTACTCGAAGAAGGCCCCTACCACGTCGGCATCAAGCGATTCGTCCAAACGATGAATCGCCTGTACGCGGAAAAGCCCGCCCTGCACGAGCTCGATACGAGCCCCGATGGGTTTCAATGGATCGATTGCAACGATGCGGACCATAGCGTCGTCGTGTATTTTCGGCGTGCGCGGTCGACCGATGCCATCGTGGTCGTCGCGCTGAACTTCACCCCGGTGCCCAGGCAGCGTTACCGCATTGGTTTGCCCAGGGGCGGGCGTTACCACGAAATCTTGTCGAGCGACGCTGTCGAATTCGGTGGCGCCGGCATGACCGGTGGAGGTGATTTCATTGCAGAAAGCTTGCAGCATCACAATCGCCACCATTCCGCCGAGATTACCATTCCCCCGCTCGGCGCGGTATTTTATTATCACGCGGGGCTCGCCGTCTCCGATAGGCCCCTCGGCGCCACTTACTTGGGAGACGACCGCACGGGATTCCGCCTTTGGGCGCCGCTTGCCCATCGAGTGGACGTCGTCATCGTCGGTGAAATCGAACGGCGCATTCGCCTCGAACCCGAAAATGGCGCATATTGGCACGCCGTCATCGATGGAGTATCGCCCGGATCTCGATATTATTTTGATATTGGAAGGGGCACGCTCTTCCCCGATCCTGCCTCGCGTTTGCAGCCCGAAGGCGTCTTCGGCCCGAGCGAAGTCGTCCCGAGCGTCCCGGATCCCGCGTTTGGTTGGTCCGGACGAAGCTTGCACGAATACGTCATCTACGAAATGCACATTGGCACGTTCACGCGCGAAGGCACGTTCGACGCTGCGATCCGCCGGCTTCCCGAATTGAAGGAGCTTGGCATCACGGCCATCGAAATCATGCCCGTCGCGGCGTTCCCCGGGACGCGCAATTGGGGCTACGACGGCGCCTACCCATTCGCGGTTCATTCCGGCTACGGAGGCCCAGACGGCTTACGTCGCTTGGCCGCGGCTTGTCATTCGAATGGCATGGCCCTCATTCTCGATGTCGTTTACAATCACCTGGGCCCCGAAGGCACGCACCTCGCCGAATTTGGCCCCTATTTCTCCGCATATCATCGCACGCCCTGGGGCGAGGCCGTCAACTCGAGCGGCCCGCATAGCGACGAAGTGCGAAAGTTCTTCATCGAAAGCGCTCTCTACTTCGTCACGCACATTGGCATCGACGCCTTGCGCCTCGACGCGGTCAATGCCCTCGTGGATTTGTCACCTCGACCTTTTCTCGAAGAGCTCGCCGAAGTCATTCACAGGCGCGGCGCCGAGCTTGGACGTCAGGTGTATCTGATGGCCGAAAGCGACGACAACGACCCGCGTCACGTCAAAAGGGCAAGCGATGGAGGCCATGGTCTCGATGCATTGTGGAACGACGATTTTCATCATGCCCTCCTCGCGCTTCTCACGACCGAACGCACGGGAGCGCTCGTGGATCATGGCCGCGTGGAACATTTGGCCAAGGCGATCCGAGAAAACTTCGTTTTCACCGGGCAATACTCGCAATTCAAGAAACGCCGGCATGGTCGTTCGGGCGCGGATCTCGACCCGCGCAGCATGATCGTCTTCGCGCAGAATCACGATCAAGTCGGAAATCGTCCCGCGGGGGATCGTTTGTCCACGCGGGTTTCGTTCGACAAACAAAAGCTCGCTGCCGCCGTGGTGCTTTTGTCGCCCTTTTTGCCGCTCGTGTTCATGGGCGAAGAATATGGGGAAACTGCTCCATTTCCGTATTTCACGGATTTTGCGGACGCGGCGCTCGCCGAAGCGGTGGAGCGCGGGCGCAAAGCAGATCTCGAGCGTTTTGGTTTTACGGAAGCTCCGCCGATTCCGCAGGACCAAGCGACATTCCAAAAGCGCGCATCGACTGGAATTTACGCGGGCGAAAACACCATGCGAAGCTATTGGAATGGTACCGTGCGCTCCTGCAATTGCGTCGGGAAAACCCGGCATTTGCGACGGGACGCGACAGGCACGCTTTGGCATTCGAGGACGAACGGCTGCTTTTCATTCGCCGGTGGGCGGGCCAATCCGAAGCTTTCGTGGTGCACAATTTTTCGGATCGAGCCGTCGACATCGAGCTGCCTGTGCCCACCGGCACGTACCGAATGGCATTGA
- a CDS encoding DUF5615 family PIN-like protein, whose protein sequence is MRLLFDQNLSHKLIDALAAEYPASVHVRDVGLGAADDQVVWSFAAQNGLTIVSKDSDFQQRALLYGHPPKVIWVRIGNCTTAAIARLLRASLNDVVAFDEDPTASFLVLSRAAEPTGVA, encoded by the coding sequence ATGAGGCTGCTATTTGATCAAAATTTGTCCCACAAGCTCATCGATGCATTGGCGGCCGAGTATCCCGCGTCCGTGCATGTGCGCGATGTGGGCCTTGGCGCCGCCGATGATCAGGTTGTATGGAGCTTTGCGGCGCAAAACGGCTTGACCATCGTATCGAAGGACTCGGACTTCCAACAGCGCGCACTACTCTATGGCCACCCACCCAAGGTGATCTGGGTTCGGATCGGAAACTGTACGACGGCGGCTATCGCGCGGCTCCTACGAGCAAGTCTCAATGACGTCGTGGCCTTCGACGAGGACCCGACGGCGTCGTTTCTCGTGCTGTCGCGAGCGGCTGAACCTACGGGCGTCGCGTGA
- a CDS encoding VWA domain-containing protein — MNHRRFVFLALSTFTLQAAALAACAPDSSISGSTQAGSTGSGAGSVGNGGTGGDGGNLFGDGGPGTGGSDGSIDPDSACGLVKEKGVAIPLSLYIAFDKSSSMTTGNKWDNAKAGLGAFVTDPVSTGTSVALNFFPLPDESTCDQFKYKTPVVPFGELPGNAQSIQDAIALQKPDGFKTPIYPALGGAILECADTLQNKPGTACAVLLVTDGAPEGPAPLCAGANPEDPAVIAALAAKGLKDFKVLTFVIGLPGIPKDIADQIAVGGGTDGAIMVGNMNVQVEFQNALAKARGKALPCEYELPDKVTGGEIDTSLVNVLFTPSSGGNATTIPQNTDCAGGVGWSYDNFQMPTKIQLCASTCTTVRSDLGASIDILLGCKTEIAK; from the coding sequence ATGAACCATCGCCGATTCGTCTTCCTTGCGCTTTCTACCTTCACGCTTCAAGCCGCAGCGCTCGCCGCGTGCGCGCCCGACAGCAGCATTTCCGGCTCGACCCAAGCAGGCAGTACCGGATCCGGTGCCGGCAGCGTCGGCAATGGAGGAACCGGAGGCGATGGCGGCAACCTTTTTGGCGACGGCGGCCCGGGCACCGGGGGCAGCGACGGCTCCATCGACCCCGATTCCGCATGCGGGCTCGTCAAGGAAAAAGGCGTAGCGATTCCTTTGAGCCTCTACATCGCCTTCGACAAATCGAGCTCGATGACGACGGGCAACAAATGGGACAATGCGAAAGCAGGTCTCGGCGCATTCGTCACGGACCCCGTTTCGACGGGGACTTCGGTGGCGCTCAACTTCTTCCCGCTTCCCGATGAATCCACGTGTGATCAATTCAAATACAAAACGCCCGTCGTACCTTTTGGCGAATTGCCTGGCAATGCTCAATCCATTCAGGATGCCATCGCATTACAAAAGCCCGATGGCTTCAAGACCCCCATCTACCCAGCGCTCGGTGGCGCCATTCTCGAATGTGCCGATACGTTGCAAAACAAACCGGGCACGGCGTGCGCCGTGCTGCTCGTGACCGACGGTGCTCCCGAAGGCCCGGCGCCGCTGTGCGCAGGCGCAAATCCCGAAGATCCCGCGGTCATCGCAGCGCTTGCAGCCAAAGGATTGAAGGATTTCAAGGTTCTCACCTTCGTCATTGGTTTGCCCGGGATCCCCAAAGACATCGCCGACCAAATTGCGGTGGGCGGAGGCACCGACGGCGCCATCATGGTCGGGAACATGAACGTGCAAGTGGAATTCCAAAATGCCCTCGCCAAAGCCCGCGGCAAAGCATTGCCTTGCGAATACGAACTGCCGGACAAGGTCACCGGCGGCGAAATCGACACGAGCCTCGTGAACGTGCTGTTCACTCCATCGTCGGGCGGAAATGCGACGACCATTCCGCAAAATACGGATTGCGCCGGCGGCGTGGGCTGGTCCTACGATAATTTCCAAATGCCGACGAAAATCCAATTGTGCGCCTCGACGTGCACCACGGTGCGATCGGACCTCGGCGCGTCCATCGATATTCTGCTCGGCTGCAAGACCGAAATTGCGAAGTAG
- a CDS encoding PE-PGRS family protein codes for MRARLYLGSIFCLVFGGATAFMGCATSDTIGTGGLTGGSSGSSGSGGDGGDGGASGSGGSGGDGGASGSSSSSSSASSSSGMGGMGGMGGGGGAGGGGGAGGGASSSSSSGMVDPCMNGCPTNTYDIDGNGLTGECGCEYTCTKVGNDDPIDDQYKDDNCDGADGVVEACVYVSTSIGTDANAGTREFPMQTISAAIQKAQMIGVPGVCLSGEIYNEAVNVASGVSIYGGFDHNDADFKFRRTNKVTTTVKATGTVFYAAKIDQETHIEGITIEASTPVGNGESTYGVRLGGGVGTLYVRYNAMTVGNGTNGASGTNGMAHAQSSAPNGNNGTKGAQKNNSSGIGGAAPSCDAPGGKGGDGGADAAPGQNGATGFGGTSGGSGAPANACTPAIGSPGTPGGPGQDGADSVQGAAGQGGANLGQVMGHFYLPANGTNGGAAQTGKGGGGGGGGGGGKGEGLCFGDWDKGGGGGSGGCGGKGGNGGTGGQGGGGSFGVFAASGKLIMSHNSIQLGSGGNGGIGGNGALGQTGGVGGGGGGNNDDSGPGGAGGKGGKGGAGGAAGGGGGGPTACLARTSSVTFTYDANSNSCSTGAVGLGANGGTNPEGGVGGKGNNGTSGFNIQIN; via the coding sequence ATGCGCGCGCGACTTTACCTTGGTTCGATCTTCTGTTTGGTTTTTGGCGGGGCGACGGCTTTCATGGGCTGCGCCACGAGCGATACGATTGGCACCGGAGGGCTCACCGGCGGCTCGAGTGGATCGAGCGGCTCGGGGGGCGACGGCGGAGACGGTGGTGCCAGCGGGTCTGGAGGTTCGGGGGGCGATGGCGGTGCGAGCGGCAGCTCGTCGAGTTCGTCCAGTGCATCCAGTTCGTCCGGGATGGGCGGCATGGGCGGCATGGGCGGCGGCGGTGGAGCCGGTGGGGGTGGCGGAGCGGGCGGCGGAGCGTCGAGCTCGTCGAGCTCCGGGATGGTCGACCCTTGCATGAATGGTTGTCCGACCAATACCTACGACATCGACGGAAACGGGCTCACGGGTGAATGCGGCTGCGAATACACCTGCACCAAGGTCGGCAACGACGATCCGATCGACGATCAATACAAGGACGACAACTGCGATGGAGCCGATGGTGTCGTCGAAGCATGTGTGTACGTGTCGACGAGCATCGGCACCGATGCCAATGCTGGGACGCGGGAATTTCCCATGCAAACGATATCCGCGGCCATTCAGAAGGCGCAAATGATCGGGGTGCCGGGGGTATGTTTGTCGGGAGAAATCTATAACGAAGCGGTCAATGTCGCTTCGGGCGTCAGCATTTATGGTGGATTCGATCACAACGACGCCGACTTCAAGTTCCGCCGTACGAACAAGGTAACGACGACCGTGAAAGCGACGGGCACGGTATTTTACGCGGCGAAAATCGATCAAGAGACGCACATCGAGGGCATTACGATCGAAGCGTCGACGCCCGTGGGTAATGGTGAAAGCACCTACGGCGTGCGCCTCGGTGGCGGCGTTGGTACGTTGTACGTTCGGTACAACGCGATGACCGTTGGAAATGGAACGAATGGCGCCAGCGGCACCAATGGCATGGCGCACGCGCAGAGCAGTGCTCCGAACGGCAACAACGGCACCAAAGGGGCGCAGAAGAACAACAGTTCGGGCATTGGTGGCGCTGCGCCCTCATGCGACGCACCTGGCGGAAAAGGTGGCGATGGTGGTGCGGATGCTGCGCCGGGGCAAAACGGAGCGACTGGGTTCGGGGGTACGTCAGGAGGCTCCGGGGCGCCCGCGAATGCGTGCACGCCTGCCATTGGCTCGCCGGGCACGCCTGGCGGACCAGGCCAGGATGGTGCCGATTCGGTGCAGGGCGCAGCGGGCCAGGGCGGCGCGAATCTGGGTCAAGTCATGGGGCATTTCTATTTGCCTGCCAATGGCACGAACGGTGGTGCTGCGCAAACGGGCAAGGGCGGCGGCGGCGGCGGCGGCGGCGGTGGCGGCAAAGGTGAGGGTCTTTGCTTTGGCGACTGGGACAAGGGCGGCGGCGGCGGCAGCGGTGGTTGCGGCGGCAAAGGTGGCAATGGTGGAACGGGTGGCCAAGGTGGCGGAGGAAGCTTTGGCGTATTCGCCGCATCGGGCAAGCTCATCATGAGCCACAACAGCATTCAGCTCGGCTCTGGCGGTAATGGTGGCATCGGTGGCAACGGTGCGCTCGGACAAACCGGCGGGGTCGGCGGCGGTGGCGGCGGTAACAATGATGACAGCGGCCCCGGCGGCGCTGGCGGCAAGGGCGGCAAAGGCGGTGCCGGTGGAGCAGCCGGCGGCGGTGGCGGCGGGCCCACCGCATGCCTGGCGCGCACGAGCAGCGTCACCTTCACGTACGACGCCAACTCCAACAGTTGCAGCACCGGCGCCGTGGGCCTCGGTGCCAACGGCGGGACAAACCCCGAAGGTGGTGTCGGTGGCAAAGGTAACAACGGCACATCGGGCTTCAACATCCAGATAAACTAG
- a CDS encoding DUF433 domain-containing protein, with translation MDYRRLITIEPGKRGGKPCIRGLRITVTDVLEYLAAGMTVEEILADFPDLTTEDIRACLAFAADRERRLWMVPAA, from the coding sequence ATGGACTACCGGCGACTGATTACGATCGAGCCAGGCAAGCGCGGTGGCAAGCCATGCATTCGCGGCCTGAGAATTACGGTGACGGATGTCTTGGAGTATCTTGCTGCCGGTATGACGGTGGAAGAAATTCTGGCGGATTTTCCGGATCTCACGACCGAAGACATCCGGGCATGCCTCGCATTTGCCGCCGATCGTGAACGTCGGCTATGGATGGTGCCTGCCGCATGA
- a CDS encoding PAS domain-containing protein translates to MMDQEQDQADIRAALEQAQKRIAELEARIAAEARERDEHPHWVLELLDSAGIGVWEWDIARDKITWSDAVLATYGVTRESFSGTLDAYMAMVHEDDRARLSERVEQAFAQEEPAYYIEHRLVRPDGEVRSLKAHGFLFRDATGKPYRLAGITQDVTDQKREEAERAAMQQQIIDAQRENLRQLGAPIIPLATNTLAMPLVGALTPERATLVTETLLHAVTERAAEFVILDVTGVPAVDTDVADGLLRVAQAVRLLGAEVALTGMQPGVARALVELGVDMSAFVTKADLMGGIAWARKNAKR, encoded by the coding sequence ATGATGGACCAAGAGCAAGACCAAGCCGATATTCGAGCTGCGCTGGAGCAGGCCCAAAAGCGGATTGCCGAGCTGGAAGCGCGGATTGCTGCCGAGGCAAGGGAACGCGACGAGCATCCGCATTGGGTGCTCGAGCTGCTCGACAGTGCGGGAATCGGCGTGTGGGAATGGGACATCGCGCGGGACAAAATCACGTGGAGTGACGCGGTCTTGGCCACGTATGGGGTCACGAGGGAATCGTTTTCCGGAACGCTCGATGCCTACATGGCGATGGTGCACGAGGACGATCGGGCACGCTTGTCGGAGCGTGTCGAGCAGGCGTTCGCGCAAGAAGAGCCGGCGTACTACATCGAGCACCGTCTGGTTCGTCCGGACGGCGAAGTCCGTTCATTGAAGGCGCATGGCTTCTTGTTTCGGGATGCGACGGGTAAGCCGTATCGGCTTGCGGGCATCACGCAGGACGTCACCGATCAGAAGCGTGAAGAGGCCGAGCGGGCGGCGATGCAGCAGCAAATCATCGATGCGCAGCGGGAGAACTTGAGGCAGCTTGGAGCTCCAATCATTCCTCTTGCGACAAACACGCTCGCGATGCCGCTCGTCGGAGCGCTCACGCCCGAGCGCGCGACGCTCGTCACGGAGACGCTTTTGCATGCAGTCACGGAGCGAGCGGCGGAGTTTGTCATTTTGGACGTCACGGGAGTGCCTGCGGTGGACACGGACGTCGCGGATGGTTTGTTGCGAGTTGCGCAGGCGGTGCGGCTACTGGGTGCCGAAGTAGCGCTCACGGGCATGCAGCCGGGGGTCGCCCGAGCGCTCGTGGAGCTTGGTGTGGACATGAGTGCATTCGTGACGAAGGCCGACCTGATGGGCGGCATTGCGTGGGCGCGGAAAAACGCTAAGCGCTGA
- a CDS encoding DUF4215 domain-containing protein: protein MRTYSNSLGLAALMVTVSLAATAPFAGCGGDSVSVKPTGAGAEGGSGGGGGGGMGGEGGELMGDCGDGKVGGSEACDDGNLISGDGCEPDCSFTCNNSSPATGDAKCDDMDPCNGSETCQEDHTCAKGTSAPDGTDCGNGQFCIAGVCSSDVCGDLFVSMSEECDDGNIANGDGCDNCKFSCLSSDPARDCTSLDPCVATTCDDATHTCGKPIGDGVTCGLGQVCKSGVCTATICGDGVLEAGEICDDGNLVDADGCDADCSLSCVNAATDCPTAPTCQIAACNAANVCTTTNVNMDPACVSPNTCQNGACQAPNAVCGNGALESGEDCDFGGANGPNAGCETNCKFSCTMDANCVDTNMCNGSETCTDITMGGQMGKRCSAGMNAADCSACTGGLCQKGVCSASTCGDGCVDMTGGEQCEPPNTPTCDATCKTVMAVVCGNGVREMGEQCDDSNTTNMDGCSATCKFEQIHRVNWLAMQFGTDTYCMANRLGSAVTSTGQGTISDALTEGVNDGSISIMFQALGLDDLSGTNDPMLDLGSINGAPIIPMGAVYNGASDLDWWYTVDLISLDPSRLPKDKLAGSIAAKVLNAGPGALTLNLILGGAPASLKMGKAKITTSIGNASTPLASTGNPPGHLASENLDPALQSFATMGQPTANGAGKLCGNVTAASLAQVPVPDALMVGGGTACVEGYTMTNNFLDVLIGGCKVLGGLITVINIRQPDEEDPVAPTVGAGFPYTLTRNSQTKSVNGCRDKNMANVDLAMCLQDAAYSSFFKFATDRVIGK from the coding sequence ATGCGAACGTATTCGAATTCGCTGGGGCTCGCTGCTCTCATGGTCACTGTGAGCCTTGCTGCAACCGCACCCTTCGCAGGCTGCGGAGGTGATTCGGTAAGCGTCAAACCAACCGGAGCTGGTGCCGAAGGAGGTAGCGGTGGGGGCGGCGGTGGGGGAATGGGTGGCGAAGGTGGAGAATTGATGGGGGATTGCGGTGACGGTAAAGTCGGGGGCAGCGAAGCTTGCGACGATGGCAACCTGATTTCAGGCGATGGTTGCGAACCCGATTGCAGCTTCACCTGCAACAATTCGAGCCCCGCCACGGGCGACGCCAAGTGTGACGACATGGATCCTTGTAATGGCAGCGAAACCTGCCAAGAGGATCATACTTGCGCCAAGGGAACGTCCGCGCCCGATGGCACTGATTGCGGCAATGGGCAGTTCTGCATTGCGGGCGTCTGCAGCAGCGACGTATGCGGCGATCTCTTCGTGAGCATGTCGGAAGAATGCGACGACGGCAATATCGCCAATGGTGATGGTTGCGACAACTGTAAATTCTCCTGTTTGTCGTCGGATCCCGCGCGCGATTGCACGAGCTTGGATCCGTGCGTTGCCACGACGTGCGACGATGCAACGCATACCTGCGGAAAACCAATTGGCGATGGCGTGACCTGTGGACTGGGCCAAGTCTGCAAGAGTGGCGTTTGCACCGCGACGATTTGCGGTGACGGCGTTCTCGAGGCCGGCGAAATCTGCGATGACGGCAATTTGGTCGACGCCGATGGCTGCGATGCCGATTGCTCGCTTTCCTGCGTCAATGCGGCCACCGATTGTCCCACCGCACCGACGTGCCAAATCGCAGCTTGCAATGCGGCGAACGTCTGCACGACGACCAACGTCAACATGGATCCCGCGTGCGTTTCGCCAAACACCTGCCAAAATGGCGCCTGCCAAGCTCCGAATGCCGTGTGCGGCAACGGCGCCCTCGAATCGGGCGAAGATTGCGATTTCGGCGGAGCAAACGGCCCCAACGCGGGCTGCGAAACGAATTGCAAGTTCTCGTGTACCATGGACGCGAATTGCGTCGACACGAACATGTGCAACGGCTCCGAAACGTGCACCGACATCACCATGGGCGGCCAAATGGGCAAACGGTGCTCGGCCGGCATGAATGCCGCCGACTGCTCGGCATGTACCGGCGGCCTTTGCCAAAAGGGCGTGTGCTCCGCATCGACATGCGGCGACGGCTGCGTCGACATGACCGGCGGCGAGCAATGCGAACCGCCCAATACGCCCACGTGCGACGCGACGTGCAAGACCGTCATGGCGGTCGTCTGCGGCAATGGCGTCCGCGAAATGGGCGAGCAATGCGACGACAGCAATACGACCAACATGGACGGCTGCAGCGCGACATGCAAGTTCGAGCAAATCCATCGCGTCAATTGGCTCGCGATGCAGTTTGGCACGGATACCTATTGCATGGCCAACCGACTCGGCAGCGCCGTGACGTCGACGGGCCAGGGAACGATCAGCGACGCGCTCACCGAGGGCGTCAATGATGGTTCCATTTCGATCATGTTTCAAGCGCTTGGTCTCGATGACCTCAGCGGCACCAACGATCCCATGCTCGATCTCGGTTCCATCAATGGTGCCCCCATCATTCCCATGGGCGCAGTGTACAATGGCGCCTCGGACCTCGATTGGTGGTACACCGTCGACCTCATTTCGCTCGACCCGTCCCGTCTGCCGAAGGACAAACTCGCCGGCAGCATTGCCGCCAAGGTGCTCAACGCAGGCCCCGGCGCGCTCACGCTCAACCTCATTCTCGGAGGTGCGCCCGCGTCGCTGAAGATGGGCAAAGCAAAAATCACGACATCCATCGGCAATGCAAGCACCCCGCTCGCATCCACGGGCAATCCGCCCGGTCACCTTGCATCGGAAAACCTCGATCCGGCACTTCAGAGTTTCGCGACGATGGGACAGCCCACCGCGAACGGCGCCGGCAAACTCTGTGGCAACGTCACGGCAGCATCGCTTGCGCAGGTTCCCGTTCCCGATGCATTGATGGTGGGCGGAGGGACCGCTTGCGTCGAAGGGTATACCATGACCAACAATTTCCTCGATGTGCTCATCGGCGGCTGCAAAGTCTTGGGCGGACTCATTACGGTCATCAACATCCGCCAACCCGACGAAGAAGATCCTGTCGCCCCGACCGTCGGCGCGGGTTTCCCGTACACGCTCACTCGCAACAGTCAGACCAAATCCGTCAATGGCTGCCGTGACAAGAACATGGCCAACGTCGACCTCGCCATGTGTTTGCAAGACGCCGCGTACTCCTCCTTCTTCAAATTCGCCACCGATCGCGTCATCGGGAAATGA